The following are from one region of the Phormidium sp. PBR-2020 genome:
- a CDS encoding nuclear transport factor 2 family protein: MILGAIASGLTTTVLAPPSYANPDVPEDLQELLQSIDETATEGDIEALMRFYSDSFRHYDGLSRENFQASLEQLWERFPNLRYDTEILSWNETANGYEVETETTIVGLQARDLPNSELRATVRSRQTYENGQIVSQEILQEEIRILSGDNPPNVRVNLPLETSPNSRYHFDLIVEEPLGEDLILGAAMQEPVSSQHFLNPNTLELQPLNAGGLFKVGEVENGEGDYWVSGAIVRRGGIAIISRRMRVN, translated from the coding sequence CTGATTCTTGGGGCGATCGCCTCGGGCCTCACCACAACCGTACTGGCCCCACCCAGCTACGCCAACCCAGATGTACCCGAGGACTTGCAAGAACTCCTGCAAAGCATCGACGAAACCGCCACCGAGGGGGATATTGAAGCCTTGATGCGCTTCTATAGCGATAGCTTCCGCCATTACGATGGACTCAGCCGCGAGAACTTCCAGGCCTCCCTCGAACAACTCTGGGAACGCTTCCCCAACCTCCGCTACGATACTGAGATTCTTTCCTGGAACGAGACGGCGAACGGCTACGAGGTGGAAACGGAAACTACTATTGTTGGCTTGCAGGCCAGGGATTTACCCAATAGCGAACTTCGCGCCACCGTGCGATCGCGCCAAACCTATGAAAATGGACAAATCGTCTCCCAGGAGATTCTCCAGGAAGAAATTCGCATTCTCTCAGGAGACAATCCCCCCAATGTGCGCGTCAATTTGCCCTTAGAAACCTCTCCCAACAGTCGCTATCACTTTGATTTAATTGTCGAAGAACCCCTCGGGGAAGATTTAATCCTCGGGGCCGCCATGCAAGAACCGGTATCGAGTCAGCATTTTCTCAATCCTAATACCTTAGAACTTCAACCCCTCAATGCTGGAGGCTTGTTTAAGGTTGGGGAAGTTGAGAACGGAGAAGGAGACTATTGGGTATCTGGGGCGATCGTCCGTCGGGGAGGGATTGCTATTATTAGCCGTAGAATGCGGGTAAATTAG
- a CDS encoding lecithin retinol acyltransferase family protein translates to MARGDQIYVIRPFFHLDGLYEHHGIDCGDGTVIHYSKREDEATVKRTSMGAFTGNKPVYTRKYPAHYIAETTLQRAESRLGERKYNLLFNNCEHFATWCKTGISDSKQVRKFAPLLATLNPDQLSGKINQSFQDGHQQDAPSMLDGALGEIKLAWDDLQPRYNQAVQEMQSWDKVAHRALERDREDLARAALHRKREFRLKAQDLKQHLDRLAKMTETLVQQRQSLDN, encoded by the coding sequence ATGGCACGCGGCGACCAGATTTATGTAATTCGTCCCTTCTTCCATCTCGATGGCCTCTACGAACATCACGGGATTGATTGCGGGGATGGTACCGTAATTCATTATTCTAAGCGAGAGGATGAGGCGACGGTGAAACGCACCTCCATGGGGGCGTTCACCGGGAACAAACCCGTTTACACCCGCAAGTACCCCGCCCATTATATTGCTGAAACCACCCTACAACGGGCCGAGAGTCGTCTCGGAGAGCGCAAATACAATCTGCTGTTCAACAACTGCGAGCATTTTGCCACTTGGTGTAAGACAGGGATTAGTGACAGCAAGCAAGTCCGCAAGTTTGCCCCCTTATTAGCCACCCTCAACCCAGATCAGTTATCGGGCAAAATCAACCAGTCGTTCCAAGATGGTCATCAACAGGATGCCCCCAGTATGTTGGACGGGGCCTTAGGGGAAATCAAGCTCGCTTGGGATGACCTACAACCCCGTTACAATCAGGCTGTGCAGGAGATGCAATCGTGGGATAAGGTGGCGCACAGGGCCCTAGAGCGCGATCGCGAGGATCTAGCCCGGGCCGCCCTCCACCGCAAACGAGAGTTTCGCCTCAAAGCCCAAGATCTCAAACAACACCTCGATCGCCTCGCCAAAATGACGGAAACCCTCGTCCAACAACGCCAGTCCCTTGACAATTAG
- a CDS encoding DUF3352 domain-containing protein: MKSRAYSPLSLTLLGVILLTVLWTVYWFGFQSSLTLLRGAPRGEPAAALFLPKDPPLVMSLFTNPQKLQDLRQLRTPLRQRGQAKAEFRRLKASLLTDTNLEYERDIEPWLGDEITLAVTTADLDRDPKNGTQPGYLLALEVRDGERSREFLDLFWQNKAVSGQELRFETYKGVKLIYSRKMRPPTGDGLQLKDFNPFAKESAGEWSSALVGDRFVLFANAPEVLRKAINDAQVEDLNLQHSATYQKAIARLAGQRIGVILADVPQLSGWLGGDSVKPESQLPDTLAIGLGLSRQGLLADTVWASSNDETTVSPELDHPVAALNYVPEESALVLAGTDLASRWRRLSQAVSGGDLLSRLLTQPLGELETRWGISLQEDIFDWVTGDYALALLPNVDEDGLDWIFVADDPPENHPQSDAAIARLDEAAAANGYSVGPFTLKDQHRILAWTRLMTKEGKTSEGNLRLRLEADVLGVRGQLNDYRLLASSIEAIDWAYTSPRRNSLLANGQFRKELPLLPQENDGYFYLNWQQSQGPLRQQLPFLRVLELTGNPLFDHVRSLLLSTEGSRNGVHRAQVLIKLIP, from the coding sequence ATGAAGTCACGCGCCTATTCTCCCCTCTCTCTCACCCTTCTCGGGGTGATTCTCCTAACTGTCCTCTGGACGGTGTATTGGTTTGGCTTCCAGAGTTCTCTGACGCTGTTGCGGGGGGCCCCGAGGGGTGAACCGGCGGCGGCGTTGTTTCTCCCCAAAGATCCCCCTTTGGTGATGTCGCTGTTTACCAATCCTCAGAAATTACAAGACTTGCGACAATTGCGCACTCCCCTACGTCAGCGGGGACAGGCTAAGGCAGAATTTCGGCGTTTGAAGGCCAGTCTGCTGACAGATACCAACTTGGAGTATGAACGGGATATTGAACCCTGGTTAGGGGATGAAATTACTCTCGCTGTCACCACCGCTGATCTCGATCGCGATCCTAAAAATGGAACCCAGCCGGGATATCTCCTGGCGTTGGAAGTGCGGGATGGGGAACGCAGTCGCGAGTTTCTGGATCTGTTTTGGCAAAATAAAGCTGTTTCCGGCCAGGAGTTACGCTTTGAGACCTATAAGGGGGTGAAACTCATCTATAGCCGTAAAATGCGGCCACCCACGGGGGATGGGTTGCAACTCAAAGACTTTAATCCCTTTGCTAAGGAGAGTGCTGGAGAATGGTCGAGTGCGTTGGTGGGCGATCGCTTTGTGCTGTTCGCTAACGCGCCGGAGGTTCTGCGTAAGGCGATTAATGATGCCCAAGTTGAGGATCTCAACTTACAACATTCTGCCACCTATCAGAAGGCGATCGCCCGTCTGGCTGGACAACGAATTGGAGTTATTCTCGCTGATGTCCCCCAACTGAGTGGTTGGCTAGGGGGAGATTCGGTGAAACCTGAGTCTCAACTCCCGGATACGTTGGCCATTGGCTTGGGCCTCAGTCGCCAAGGCCTCCTCGCTGATACGGTGTGGGCCAGTAGCAACGATGAAACGACTGTCTCGCCGGAATTAGATCACCCCGTAGCGGCCTTGAATTATGTCCCCGAAGAGAGTGCGCTGGTATTGGCGGGAACGGACCTGGCTAGTCGCTGGCGTCGTCTCTCCCAAGCGGTTTCGGGGGGCGATTTACTCTCTCGTTTACTCACCCAACCTCTAGGGGAATTGGAAACCCGCTGGGGAATTTCCTTACAGGAGGATATTTTTGATTGGGTGACGGGGGATTATGCTCTGGCGTTATTGCCGAATGTGGATGAGGATGGGTTAGATTGGATTTTCGTGGCCGATGACCCCCCGGAGAATCACCCCCAGTCCGACGCCGCTATTGCCCGACTCGATGAAGCCGCCGCCGCCAATGGCTATAGTGTTGGCCCCTTTACTCTCAAAGACCAACATCGGATTCTGGCCTGGACTCGTCTGATGACGAAGGAAGGGAAAACCTCTGAAGGGAACTTACGACTACGCCTCGAAGCGGATGTGTTGGGAGTACGAGGTCAGTTGAATGATTATCGTCTGTTGGCCAGTTCCATTGAAGCCATCGACTGGGCCTATACCTCACCCCGTCGTAATTCCCTCTTAGCCAACGGTCAGTTCCGCAAAGAGTTACCGCTGCTTCCCCAGGAGAATGATGGCTATTTTTATCTGAATTGGCAACAGAGTCAGGGGCCGTTACGCCAGCAATTGCCCTTTTTGCGGGTTTTGGAGTTGACGGGAAATCCCTTGTTTGACCATGTGCGATCGCTCCTGCTGAGTACGGAAGGAAGTCGTAATGGCGTTCACCGGGCCCAAGTGCTGATTAAACTCATTCCCTAA
- a CDS encoding cyclic nucleotide-binding domain-containing protein, translating to MDFPERLLRRLKQTPLTANLSDSEQQQLLELSSYCEAQAGQLIFVEGSPSDHLWLLLEGEGERLQEADSGQLLLLGGVRTGDTLAALDFLLERPYSSSLRATSDCSLFMIHRQHWQQLLNESRMGSKLALRLVAMSQQHFEQGLAATEALLQMYQQAIAPLQPPESSEEGFDYSLWAQIQESRDRLEKQQQMLRKQLPLVAAQPRRSPSRWGLFLAGTVTGMVLLGGVGAIVYGVTGFGSNQSSPQSDLNLRDTSALQES from the coding sequence ATGGACTTCCCTGAACGCCTCTTACGCCGACTCAAACAAACACCACTCACTGCTAATCTCTCAGACAGTGAACAGCAACAACTGTTAGAACTGTCCAGTTACTGCGAGGCCCAGGCGGGACAGCTCATTTTTGTGGAGGGGAGTCCCAGTGATCATCTGTGGCTGCTGTTAGAGGGGGAGGGGGAACGACTCCAGGAGGCTGATAGCGGTCAGTTATTGCTCCTAGGAGGGGTTCGGACGGGAGATACCCTGGCGGCGCTCGATTTTCTTCTGGAACGCCCCTATAGCAGTAGTTTACGGGCGACATCTGATTGTTCTTTGTTCATGATTCATCGCCAGCACTGGCAACAGTTACTCAATGAGAGTCGGATGGGGAGTAAGTTGGCCTTACGGTTGGTGGCGATGTCGCAACAGCATTTTGAACAAGGCTTAGCGGCGACGGAAGCGTTGTTGCAGATGTATCAGCAGGCGATCGCCCCGTTACAGCCTCCTGAGTCCTCTGAGGAGGGGTTCGATTACAGCCTTTGGGCCCAGATTCAGGAGAGCCGCGATCGCCTGGAAAAGCAACAGCAGATGTTACGCAAACAATTACCCCTGGTGGCGGCCCAACCGAGGCGATCGCCCTCTCGCTGGGGTCTGTTTCTAGCAGGAACAGTTACCGGAATGGTCCTTCTGGGGGGGGTTGGGGCGATCGTCTATGGAGTGACTGGCTTCGGTTCAAATCAGTCGAGTCCCCAAAGTGATCTCAATCTCCGGGACACCTCTGCGTTGCAGGAGTCCTAA
- a CDS encoding DUF4114 domain-containing protein, which yields MKFSLLAGATAIATTLTVAGSASAFTIQSADDSFKTLINDGVFEDYIHTEYQALDADFIASRQLNLSDLTLKFDHDVKVHFLSEGANFRNQLGVSVSGATEISETILFDDIVCVTDSCSTFKGYRDSHITPERYLEAGDLVDLGLIKAGSTLDFFLNSNGFNRSNPHRLHLDASKNPGGHQQVMAYQESGYLVLAFEDVIINWGGSDKDFNDVVFAIDIGEKNLRHLSGQPVPEPTIIFGLLSVGGAFSLLGRKRQTA from the coding sequence ATGAAATTCTCACTTCTCGCCGGAGCTACTGCCATTGCAACAACCTTGACTGTTGCTGGATCTGCCTCAGCCTTTACGATTCAGAGTGCTGATGATAGCTTCAAGACGTTGATTAATGATGGAGTCTTTGAAGACTACATCCACACCGAATATCAAGCCCTCGATGCCGATTTTATTGCCTCTCGGCAACTGAACTTGAGTGACTTAACCTTGAAGTTTGACCATGACGTTAAGGTTCACTTTCTCAGTGAAGGGGCCAATTTCCGCAACCAACTTGGGGTTAGCGTCAGCGGAGCTACGGAAATCTCAGAGACGATTCTCTTCGATGATATCGTCTGTGTCACCGATAGCTGCTCAACCTTTAAAGGCTATCGTGATTCACACATTACCCCAGAACGCTATCTGGAAGCCGGAGATTTAGTTGATTTAGGGCTAATTAAAGCCGGAAGCACGCTCGACTTCTTCCTCAACTCAAATGGCTTTAATCGCAGTAATCCCCATCGCCTACATCTCGATGCCAGTAAGAATCCTGGGGGTCACCAACAGGTCATGGCCTATCAAGAATCAGGCTATCTCGTCTTAGCCTTTGAGGATGTGATTATCAATTGGGGTGGAAGCGACAAAGACTTTAATGATGTGGTGTTTGCCATTGATATCGGTGAGAAGAACTTAAGACATCTCAGCGGACAGCCTGTTCCTGAACCGACCATTATTTTCGGTTTGTTGAGTGTAGGTGGCGCCTTTTCTCTGTTAGGTCGTAAGCGCCAAACCGCCTAA
- the era gene encoding GTPase Era — protein MNPAEFSLIPAAPEGFKSGFISIIGRPNVGKSTLMNTLVGQKVAITSPVAQTTRNRLQGILTTDAAQLIFIDTPGIHKPHHQLGTVLVQNAKRAINSGDVLLFLVDGSGEAGGGDRYIADLLQEVKVPVLLGLNKIDCQSYDKAEAIDASYRELAGDRPWEVVKFSALKGSGTPELLERLVTHLEPGPYYYPPDLVTDRPERFIMGELIREQILLNTREEVPHSVAIAIEKVEETPKLTRVFATINVERDSQKGILIGKRGSMLKQIGSAAREQIQKLVSGQIYLELFVKVQPKWRQSRTRLHELGYRVED, from the coding sequence ATGAATCCCGCCGAATTTTCGCTCATCCCAGCTGCCCCCGAGGGGTTTAAATCGGGGTTTATCAGTATTATTGGTCGCCCAAATGTGGGCAAATCGACCCTGATGAATACTCTGGTGGGGCAAAAAGTCGCCATCACCTCCCCTGTGGCTCAAACCACTCGCAATCGCCTCCAGGGGATTCTCACCACCGATGCGGCCCAATTGATTTTTATCGATACCCCCGGTATCCATAAACCCCATCATCAGTTGGGAACGGTGTTAGTGCAGAATGCTAAGCGAGCCATCAACTCGGGGGATGTGTTGCTGTTTCTCGTGGATGGTTCCGGGGAAGCTGGGGGGGGCGATCGCTATATTGCGGATCTCTTGCAGGAGGTTAAGGTTCCGGTGTTGCTGGGACTCAATAAGATAGACTGCCAGTCCTATGATAAAGCCGAGGCGATCGATGCCTCCTATCGGGAACTGGCGGGCGATCGCCCCTGGGAGGTGGTGAAATTCTCGGCCCTCAAGGGAAGCGGAACCCCAGAACTCCTCGAACGGCTCGTCACTCACCTCGAACCTGGCCCCTATTACTATCCCCCGGATTTAGTTACAGACCGCCCGGAACGCTTTATCATGGGCGAGTTGATTCGAGAGCAAATCCTGCTCAACACTCGCGAAGAAGTCCCCCATTCTGTGGCCATCGCCATTGAGAAGGTGGAGGAAACCCCAAAGCTGACTCGCGTCTTCGCCACCATTAATGTCGAGCGAGATTCCCAAAAGGGGATTCTCATCGGAAAACGAGGTTCAATGCTCAAACAAATCGGTTCCGCCGCGCGGGAGCAAATTCAAAAACTCGTCAGCGGCCAAATTTACCTGGAACTGTTTGTTAAAGTACAACCTAAATGGCGACAGTCTCGCACTCGCCTCCATGAACTCGGCTATCGTGTCGAAGATTAA
- a CDS encoding LmeA family phospholipid-binding protein translates to MTSSATLSPSSPSKSSLSSLLSGAVRLWLRSQVEQAQTLKIEFSGKNRQLLRGEIPSIEVEAAGVIYQGLHLGQVLLQAGAVRLNLKQLLKGEPLRLLQPVPVQINLTIHEQDLTASLASPLLQEATREVFQGILPNAMDWSGVTIQLRGDRLHLLTPQGLHLTTHLAIPPQDDTPQIQLQDIQVQRDGHDSIQTFPSRDIPLDATVSIEDLTCHDGLLHLSGSLQVIVTP, encoded by the coding sequence ATGACCTCATCGGCTACCCTATCCCCTAGTTCTCCCTCTAAAAGTTCCCTCAGTTCCCTCCTCTCAGGAGCGGTTCGTCTGTGGCTGCGATCGCAGGTAGAACAGGCCCAAACCCTCAAGATTGAGTTTTCCGGCAAAAATCGTCAACTGTTGCGCGGAGAAATCCCCAGCATCGAGGTGGAAGCCGCAGGGGTGATTTACCAAGGACTCCATTTAGGACAAGTTCTGTTGCAAGCCGGGGCCGTTCGCCTGAATCTCAAACAACTCCTCAAAGGAGAACCCCTACGCCTGTTGCAGCCGGTTCCGGTGCAAATTAACCTAACAATCCATGAGCAAGATCTCACCGCTTCCCTGGCCTCCCCCTTACTGCAAGAGGCCACCCGCGAGGTCTTCCAAGGTATTTTACCCAACGCGATGGACTGGAGTGGGGTTACGATTCAACTGCGGGGCGATCGCCTCCATCTCCTCACCCCCCAAGGGTTGCATCTAACCACCCATTTAGCCATCCCTCCCCAAGATGACACCCCACAGATTCAACTCCAGGATATCCAGGTACAGAGGGACGGCCACGACAGCATCCAAACCTTCCCCTCCCGAGACATTCCCTTAGATGCTACGGTATCCATCGAAGACCTCACCTGTCACGACGGACTCCTCCATCTCTCAGGCAGTTTACAGGTCATCGTAACCCCGTAA
- a CDS encoding DUF3177 family protein: MFNDSTLQSLVWLDYRLAVLFTVIVPLILLIWAFVQKFEAVQRLLTVYWRVASLLAITVYLAIASLPISFLTGGFARILIPISLWFWVDLNDEIDDAPRKPLKWVLTSWRWAITIYCFIGVLFQLPAFSCATLSREAVVSTMSCRVWLEAPWGYKAMFHANASTELLGFIGIVGLVAYVLCLLYFTFVRLAKQGRSAMG; encoded by the coding sequence ATGTTCAACGATTCTACCCTCCAATCCCTCGTTTGGCTTGACTACCGTCTCGCCGTTCTCTTCACCGTCATTGTGCCGCTCATTCTCCTCATCTGGGCCTTTGTTCAGAAATTCGAGGCGGTACAGCGGTTGTTAACCGTTTATTGGCGCGTCGCCAGTTTACTGGCCATCACCGTTTATCTGGCCATCGCCTCCCTTCCCATTAGTTTCCTCACCGGCGGTTTCGCCCGCATCTTGATTCCCATCAGCCTCTGGTTTTGGGTCGATCTCAACGACGAAATCGACGATGCACCCCGTAAACCCCTCAAATGGGTTCTCACCTCTTGGCGTTGGGCAATTACGATCTATTGTTTCATTGGGGTTCTGTTTCAACTCCCCGCCTTCTCCTGTGCGACACTGTCCCGAGAGGCGGTTGTCTCTACCATGTCTTGTCGCGTTTGGTTAGAGGCCCCCTGGGGATATAAGGCCATGTTTCACGCCAACGCCTCCACGGAACTGTTGGGATTTATTGGTATTGTGGGGTTAGTGGCCTATGTTCTCTGTTTGCTCTATTTCACGTTTGTGCGTTTAGCAAAACAAGGTCGCTCGGCGATGGGATGA
- the purU gene encoding formyltetrahydrofolate deformylase encodes MTGATATLLLSCPDQQGLVAKIANFIYSNGGNIIHADHHTDFNAGLFLSRIEWQLEGFNLPRDIIDRAFAAVGKPLNASWELHFSDERQRLAIWVTKQDHCLLDLLWRQQAKELPAEIPLMMSNHPDLGAIAEQFGIDFYHIPVTKASKAEAEAQQLDLLRQYDIDLVVLAKYMQVVSPGFIEQFSKIINIHHSFLPAFPGARPYHRAYERGVKIIGATAHYVTPDLDEGPIIEQDVARVSHRDLTEDLIRKGKDLERMVLARAVRSHLQHRVLAYNNRTVVFS; translated from the coding sequence ATGACCGGAGCGACTGCAACGTTACTGCTATCATGCCCTGATCAACAGGGATTGGTTGCCAAAATTGCCAATTTCATCTATTCCAATGGTGGCAATATTATTCATGCTGACCATCACACAGATTTTAATGCTGGCTTGTTTTTAAGCCGCATTGAATGGCAATTAGAGGGGTTTAACTTACCCCGTGACATTATCGATCGCGCCTTTGCGGCGGTGGGAAAACCCCTTAACGCCAGTTGGGAACTGCATTTTTCTGATGAACGCCAACGCCTGGCCATTTGGGTGACGAAACAGGATCACTGTTTACTGGATTTGCTGTGGCGACAACAGGCCAAGGAACTCCCGGCAGAGATTCCTCTCATGATGAGTAATCATCCTGATTTAGGGGCGATCGCCGAGCAATTTGGCATTGATTTTTACCATATTCCGGTCACAAAAGCAAGCAAAGCTGAGGCAGAAGCCCAACAATTAGACCTACTCCGTCAGTATGACATTGACCTCGTGGTGTTGGCGAAATATATGCAGGTGGTGAGTCCAGGATTTATTGAACAGTTCTCGAAAATCATCAACATTCACCATTCCTTTTTACCCGCCTTTCCGGGGGCCCGTCCCTATCATCGCGCCTATGAACGGGGGGTGAAGATTATCGGGGCCACGGCCCATTATGTCACCCCTGACCTCGATGAAGGGCCAATTATTGAACAAGATGTGGCCCGAGTGAGTCACCGTGACTTGACAGAGGACTTAATCCGTAAAGGGAAAGACTTAGAACGGATGGTATTGGCCCGGGCCGTGCGATCGCACCTCCAGCATCGGGTTCTCGCCTACAATAACCGCACCGTAGTCTTTTCCTAA
- a CDS encoding VWA domain-containing protein → MLENRDYTLIVDRSGSMSEQDQAGGKSRWEVVKKSAIALAEKCDEYDPDGITVYLFSSRFRRYDNVNADKVRQIFEENNPVGKTALAEVLEDALNNYFERKAAGTSQPNGEIMLVITDGEPNNRKDVIKLLIEASRKIDRDEELGISFIQVGNDPKVREFLKALDDQLTATGAAFDIVDTITLDDMEGKSLSDVLLNAILD, encoded by the coding sequence ATGTTAGAAAATCGTGACTATACTTTGATTGTCGATCGCAGCGGGAGTATGTCGGAACAAGACCAAGCCGGCGGGAAAAGTCGCTGGGAGGTGGTCAAGAAATCGGCGATCGCCCTCGCTGAAAAGTGCGATGAATATGACCCAGATGGGATTACAGTCTATCTGTTTTCCAGTCGCTTTCGTCGCTATGACAATGTGAATGCGGACAAAGTTCGACAAATTTTCGAGGAAAATAATCCCGTTGGCAAAACTGCCTTAGCTGAGGTGTTAGAGGATGCCCTCAATAACTATTTTGAACGCAAAGCCGCCGGAACCAGTCAACCCAATGGGGAAATCATGCTGGTCATTACTGATGGGGAACCCAATAATCGCAAAGATGTGATTAAACTCCTCATTGAAGCCTCGCGAAAAATTGACCGTGACGAAGAATTGGGAATTTCCTTTATTCAAGTGGGCAATGATCCCAAAGTTCGCGAATTTCTCAAAGCCCTCGATGACCAACTGACCGCTACTGGGGCAGCTTTTGACATTGTGGATACGATTACCCTCGACGATATGGAAGGGAAATCCTTATCTGATGTTCTCCTCAATGCTATTTTAGACTAA
- a CDS encoding ATP-binding protein yields MDRSTLSALNRAIERHNPFTGLATLEEADLWRGNLPDCPSPHRKAMTLVQSALAELGGGKRVCSLVILGEMGTGKTHFLAQVRQKLQTTGQAAFIYIDVQQFQDSTTIRQVLLSAIAYSLSRKGPSGFMQWQELASALATQALESLDTQVKELTPEMAVRRLRGQPQDRNRHWVDRVAEGFFKLRPDIGDPDVVRAILWTLAPAQAPFARKWLGGRSLAPWKLDELGLPQRQGESRESRAAELLEEILQLLGDWKPLVVAFDRLDGEELDDTDEEALEEEWDMRVPVGAMVRLSQSLRALRCSHGTVVLSVMDPETWERIVQPMLGRMTRHLSDRADPIELPEADETVVRAVIRAWLRKFYRDRELVPPSHLYPFDDSQLKALAREGSDLHDAIEWCAENFRPVENDPLERVTQAFERSLIQVQGTEQMTETLVLEALGLGFESLLGTTLDGVEIRSVEQRLSGKSQRRKPLDLKIVASERGQDLRIGVMVVFEERGQRVGSRLRTLCDFEEFGLTRGFLLRPFTREIPPTWKAREWLERLETTGGGWLDVSVEAIAPLLALSQVLKQRQEWGLSKSRILGFANGKGLVTGNPLIRELLRPSTPETIPPNPKADGTSDSRYSSHQPSSDIER; encoded by the coding sequence TTGGATCGATCCACTCTATCTGCCCTCAACCGCGCGATCGAGCGTCATAACCCCTTCACCGGGTTGGCGACGCTGGAAGAGGCCGATCTCTGGCGCGGAAATCTCCCCGACTGTCCCTCCCCCCACCGCAAGGCCATGACATTGGTTCAGTCAGCGTTGGCAGAACTCGGCGGGGGAAAACGGGTCTGTTCTCTCGTCATTTTGGGGGAGATGGGAACCGGTAAAACCCATTTTCTGGCCCAAGTTCGGCAAAAACTGCAAACGACGGGACAAGCGGCGTTTATCTATATTGATGTTCAGCAGTTTCAAGATAGCACCACCATCCGTCAGGTGTTGCTGAGTGCGATCGCCTACAGCCTCAGCCGTAAGGGCCCCTCGGGGTTTATGCAATGGCAAGAATTGGCCAGCGCCCTGGCGACGCAGGCCCTGGAAAGTCTCGATACGCAAGTCAAGGAGTTAACCCCAGAGATGGCGGTTCGGCGGTTACGGGGACAACCCCAAGATCGCAATCGCCATTGGGTTGATCGCGTGGCCGAGGGCTTCTTTAAGCTGCGCCCGGATATCGGTGATCCTGACGTGGTTCGGGCCATTCTCTGGACATTGGCCCCGGCCCAGGCCCCGTTTGCCCGTAAATGGCTGGGGGGGCGATCGCTGGCCCCCTGGAAACTCGATGAGTTAGGCCTTCCCCAACGTCAGGGGGAAAGCCGGGAAAGTCGCGCCGCTGAGTTGTTAGAAGAAATTCTGCAACTGTTGGGAGATTGGAAGCCCTTAGTGGTAGCCTTCGATCGCCTCGATGGGGAAGAGTTAGACGACACCGACGAGGAAGCCCTAGAAGAAGAATGGGATATGCGCGTTCCTGTCGGGGCGATGGTACGCTTGTCTCAGAGTCTGCGGGCCCTGCGTTGCAGCCATGGAACGGTGGTGTTGAGTGTGATGGACCCCGAAACCTGGGAACGGATTGTGCAACCCATGTTAGGGCGCATGACACGCCATTTGAGCGATCGCGCGGATCCCATTGAACTCCCCGAAGCCGATGAAACGGTGGTTCGGGCAGTGATTCGGGCCTGGCTACGGAAGTTTTACCGCGATCGCGAGTTGGTTCCTCCCTCCCATCTCTATCCCTTTGATGACTCACAACTCAAGGCCCTGGCCCGGGAAGGGTCGGATCTGCATGATGCCATCGAATGGTGTGCGGAAAACTTCCGTCCGGTGGAAAATGACCCCCTCGAACGGGTGACGCAAGCCTTTGAACGCAGTCTAATTCAGGTTCAGGGAACTGAACAGATGACGGAAACCCTCGTCCTTGAAGCCCTAGGGTTGGGCTTTGAGAGTTTGCTGGGAACCACCCTTGATGGGGTAGAAATTCGCAGCGTTGAACAGCGACTATCTGGAAAGTCTCAACGTCGTAAACCCCTAGATTTGAAGATTGTCGCCAGTGAACGGGGCCAGGATCTACGGATTGGAGTCATGGTGGTGTTTGAGGAACGGGGCCAACGGGTGGGAAGCCGCCTACGAACGCTGTGTGATTTTGAGGAGTTTGGCTTGACGCGAGGGTTTCTACTGCGGCCCTTTACACGGGAGATTCCCCCCACCTGGAAAGCCCGAGAATGGTTAGAACGTCTAGAGACAACGGGAGGCGGCTGGCTGGATGTCTCCGTTGAGGCGATCGCCCCTCTGTTGGCCTTATCGCAGGTATTGAAACAGCGACAGGAATGGGGACTCTCGAAATCCCGTATTTTAGGCTTCGCCAATGGTAAAGGGTTGGTGACGGGGAATCCCCTAATTCGCGAACTCCTACGTCCGTCCACCCCCGAGACAATCCCCCCCAATCCTAAGGCGGACGGAACCTCTGATTCTCGCTATTCCTCCCATCAGCCCTCTAGTGATATCGAACGCTAG